In a genomic window of Salvelinus fontinalis isolate EN_2023a chromosome 7, ASM2944872v1, whole genome shotgun sequence:
- the LOC129859001 gene encoding NADH dehydrogenase [ubiquinone] 1 beta subcomplex subunit 4-like, with product MADYREAPLATRPKTLDPAEYFNLSLDQRRAEEERAGLRAQLKRQYQMQLNNPHRKELIEDPALTRWVYARTNPYNHFRATKKTSLLGGLFGVVPLFVLYYVLKMDRDKKEEQIKAGTYDRKFKLAY from the exons ATGGCGGACTACCGCGAAGCGCCCTTGGCCACTCGGCCAAAAACGTTGGACCCAGCTGAATATTTCAACCTTTCGCTGGACCAGAGACGTGCCGAAGAGGAGAGGGCTGGTTTAAGGGCCCAGCTGAAGAGACAATATCAGATGCAGCTCAACAACCCGCACAGAAAAGAGCTTATT gaagacccTGCCTTGACACGCTGGGTGTACGCACGCACCAACCCCTACAACCACTTCAGAGCCACCAAGAAGACGTCACTGCTAGGTGGACTCTTTGGAGTGGTTCCCCTCTTCGTCCTGTACTACGTACTGAAGATGGACAGG GACAAGAAGGAGGAGCAGATCAAAGCTGGGACCTACGACCGCAAGTTCAAGCTTGCCTATTGA
- the LOC129859003 gene encoding proteasome maturation protein-like produces MNTRGLRSQLKDSVPVMGMGQHIGAYGVQDTLRSGFSSVKNELLPSHALELSEKNFQLNQDKMNFSTLRNIQGLHAPLKLQMEYRAARQIQRLPFLQSSHLALDTLKGNDESISFEDILNDPAQSEMVGEPHIMVEYKLGLM; encoded by the exons ATG AATACTCGTGGACTACGATCACAGCTTAAGGACAGTGTACCGGTGATGGGCATGGGTCAACACATTGGGGCTTATGGCGTTCAGGACACACTCAGGAGCGG gttcagcagtgtgaaaAATGAGTTGCTCCCCAGCCATGCGCTGGAGCTGTCAGAAAAGAAT TTTCAGCTGAACCAGGACAAGATGAACTTCTCCACCCTCAGAAACATCCAGGGCCTCCACGCTCCCCTGAAACTGCAGATGGAGTACAGGGCCGCCAGACAG ATCCAGCGCCTTCCGTTCCTGCAAAGCTCACACCTGGCCCTGGACACTCTCAAAGGGAACGATGAGAGCATCAGCTTTGAGGACATCCTCAACG ACCCAGCCCAAAGTGAGATGGTGGGTGAGCCCCACATCATGGTGGAGTATAAGCTGGGCCTGATGTGA
- the LOC129859002 gene encoding protein MFI-like, whose product MEKNTYNYAIETALSSPLVEDMMELDGRQQRVYHRAARMIQRTWRRHVDTRVFQYFKNLVRFRNQGDPRLLLKNVNPREANILDAAAGVHIRFRLGGTTFPPSIYYKIYTHRPIVDMCANSPKDYTHPRQKRPVPRQIHNGRTQVRDDHAGWYHRVENNGWRLLSGKAALLGDIITLESNGRKVEFHHSKLQRRQDVDRRKKRRKIEWLKQMYDRGCLHARTEHSETAMLVERSAQGMMDAVEQLGPNHIVEWEVDELLEWTNALNFDEYINDWRVVGTSNSSESWKDKRLVPSNREPCVEFSGLGQEDSQVDTYSSILHPLVSSLIKSEHSKANLFD is encoded by the exons ATGGAGAAGAACACTTACAATTACGCAATAGAAAC TGCCCTTTCGTCCCCCCTAGTGGAGGATATGATGGAGCTGGACGGCCGGCAGCAGAGAGTCTACCACAGGGCTGCCAGGATGATacagaggacatggaggagacatgTG GATACACGCGTGTTCCAGTACTTCAAGAACCTTGTGAGGTTCCGTAACCAGGGAGACCCTCGACTCCTGCTCAAAAATGTCAATCCCAGAGAG GCAAATATTCTGGATGCTGCTGCAGGAGTCCACATCAGATTCAGACTGGGAGGG ACCACCTTTCCACCGAGCATCTACTATAAGATCTACACCCATCGACCCATCGTGGACATGTGTGCCAACAGCCCCAAGGACTACACCCACCCCAGGCAGAAGAGGCCCGTCCCCAGGCAGATACACAACGGGAGGACCCAGGTGCGGGACGACCATGCTGGCTGGTACCACCGCGTGGAGAACAACGGCTGGAGACTGCTCTCTGGGAAG GCTGCTCTGTTAGGTGACATCATTACGTTGGAGTCCAATGGCAGGAAGGTGGAGTTTCATCATTCCAAACTGCAGCGTCGTCAGGACGTGgacaggaggaagaagaggaggaagattgAATGGTTGAAGCAGAT GTATGACCGTGGCTGTCTGCATGCACGTACAGAGCATAGTGAGACAGCCATGCTGGTGGAGCGGTCAGCCCAGGGCATGATGGACGCCGTGGAGCAGCTGGGACCCAACCACATCGTAGAGTGGGAGGTGGATGAACTACTGGAGTGGACTAACGCTCTCAACTTTGACGA GTATATTAATGACTGGAGGGTTGTAGGTACCAGCAATTCCTCTGAGTCTTGGAAAG aTAAGAGGCTGGTACCTTCCAACCGGGAGCCTTGTGTTGAGTTCTCAGGGCTGGGGCAGGAAGACAGCCAGGTGGATACCTACAGCAGTATCCTCCACCCACTGGTCTCCAGCCTCATCAAGTCAGAACACTCCAAGGCCAATctctttgactga
- the hgd gene encoding homogentisate 1,2-dioxygenase produces MSGLKYLSGFGNEFSSEDPRCPGSLPEGQNNPQVCPYGLYAEQLSGSAFTCPRPTNKRSWLYRILPSVRHKPYTAMHCGNLTEKWDEVEPDPNQLQWMPFTIPKSSEKKVDFVTGLHTLCGAGDTKSRNGIGIHMFTCNTSMVDRCFNNSDGDFLIVPQHGEILITTEFGKMMVEPNEICVIQQGMRFSVDVFGETRGYVLEVYGAHFELPDLGPIGANGLANPRDFLTPVAWYEDREVATGYTVINKYQGKLFSSQQSFSPFNVVAWHGNYTPYKYNLENFMVINCVAFDHADPSIFTVLTAKSTRPGVAMADFVIFPPRWGVADHTFRPPYYHRNCMSEFMGLIKGHYEAKKEGFQPGGGTLHSMMTPHGPDRDCFEKSSTALLKPERVAEGTMAFMFESSFSMAVTKWGLETCQRLDKSYYQCWEPLRKHFDPNWRPSKQ; encoded by the exons ATGTCTGGGCTTAAG TACCTGAGTGGGTTTGGGAATGAGTTCTCCTCTGAAGACCCTCGCTGCCCAGGGTCCTTACCTGAAGGACAG AACAACCCTCAGGTGTGTCCCTATGGCCTCTATGCTGAACAACTCTCTGGCTCCGCCTTCACCTGCCCACGGCCAACCAATAAGAGGAG CTGGTTATACCGTATCCTGCCGTCCGTCCGCCACAAGCCCTACACCGCAATGCACTGTGGGAACCTAACAGAGAAATGGGACGAAGTGGAACCTGACCCTAACCAG CTCCAATGGATGCCGTTCACCATCCCCAAATCCTCAGAGAAGAAAGTGGACTTTGTGACG GGTCTGCACACCCTATGTGGAGCAGGAGACACCAAGTCCCGCAATGGGATCGGCATCCACATGTTCACCTGCAACACCTCCATGGTTgacag GTGTTTCAACAATTCAGATGGAGATTTCCTCATTG tgCCCCAGCATGGTGAGATTCTGATCACTACAGAGTTTGGGAAGATGATGGTGGAACCCAACGAGATCTGTGTCATCCAG CAAGGGATGCGTTTCAGTGTGGATGTGTTCGGGGAGACCAGAGGCTACGTGTTGGAGGTGTACGGAGCCCACTTTGAGCTTCCCGACCTGGGACCCATAG GGGCCAACGGACTGGCCAATCCCAGGGACTTCCTGACTCCGGTAGCGTGGTATGAGGACCGTGAGGTGGCCACAGGCTACACCGTCATCAACAAGTATCAGGGCAAACTGTTCTCCAGCCAACAg AGTTTCTCTCCCTTCAATGTGGTAGCGTGGCATGGAAACTACACACCATACAAATACAACCTGGAGAACTTTATGGTCATCAACTGTGTGGCCTTCGATCATGCG GATCCTTCCATCTTCACAGTGTTGACGGCCAAGTCCACTCGTCCAGGAGTCGCCATGGCTGACTTTGTCATCTTCCCCCCGCGCTGGGGAGTGGCCGACCACACATTCAGACCCCCGTACTACCACA GGAACTGTATGAGTGAGTTCATGGGGCTGATCAAGGGCCACTATGAGGCCAAGAAGGAGGGCTTCCAGCCAGGAGGGGGCACTCTCCACAGCATGATGACCCCCCATGGCCCTGACAGAGACTGCTTCGAGAAGAGCAGCACCGCTCTCCTCAAACCAGAGAGGGTGGCCGAGGGGACCATG gccttCATGTTTGAGTCGTCGTTCAGCATGGCGGTTACTAAGTGGGGTCTGGAGACGTGTCAGAGGCTGGACAAGAGCTACTACCAGTGCTGGGAGCCGCTACGCAAACACTTTGACCCCAACTGGAGACCAAGCAAACAGTAG